Proteins found in one Arachis stenosperma cultivar V10309 chromosome 8, arast.V10309.gnm1.PFL2, whole genome shotgun sequence genomic segment:
- the LOC130946215 gene encoding uncharacterized protein LOC130946215 — MSFSSPTSQTRTSWSMFSSSWTIVTFVLIMSMMTTTCISAEARETSFIEHCIRMKIISPPPVAKRYQRMVDFGRIVCRDQFRIVWFSIRSTGKLPKHYLEALCNIYNDDQKKVNGYVKDNFVGSDPQNLIGGETCATIRENKKKLLKAPPPSLKKL; from the coding sequence ATGTCATTTTCTTCTCCTACTTCTCAAACAAGAACATCTTGGTCAATGTTTTCGTCATCATGGACAATCGTAACTTTCGTTCTAATCATGTCCATGATGACGACGACATGTATTTCCGCTGAAGCGAGAGAGACTAGTTTCATTGAGCATTGTATAAGGATGAAAATAATTTCTCCGCCTCCGGTGGCTAAAAGATACCAAAGAATGGTGGATTTTGGTCGTATTGTTTGCCGAGATCAGTTTCGGATTGTATGGTTTTCGATACGATCGACCGGAAAATTGCCCAAACATTATTTGGAGGCACTTTGTAATATCTATAATGATGATCAAAAAAAGGTTAATGGTTATGTCAAAGATAATTTTGTTGGTTCTGATCCGCAAAATCTCATAGGAGGTGAAACTTGTGCTACCATtagagaaaataagaagaaattaTTGAAGGCTCCACCACCAAGCTTGAAGAAATTATAG